Sequence from the Pedobacter sp. D749 genome:
CTTTAAGAGTAAAAACAATGATGGAAAGGAGATCGACATTTATAAATATGCCGGAAAAGAAAGTGTAATTTACGAATGCGAGCAATCTTTGAAACGGCTGGGTACCGATTATATAGATCTTTACCAGATCCACTGGCCTGATGTAACCACACCGATCAGCGAAACTTTCGAAGCCGTGAGCAGGTTAATTGAACAGGGTAAAGTGCGTTATGCAGGCGTATGCAACTATGATGCAGCGCAATTAAAAGAAGCAGATCAGACTTTAGAAATTATTTCTAACCAGATCCCATTTAGTATGGTAAACCGTGGTGTTGAAGAGGAAACTGTTCCATATTGTATCGAAAACAATAAATCGGTTCTGGCTTATAGTCCGATGGAACGTGGTTTATTGACCGGAAAAATGACTGCTGATTATAAGTTTGAAGAAGGCGATCATCGTCAGGGTAATAAATTTTTCTCACCGGAAAGTATCGAAAAAACAAATGCGTTTTTGGCTAAAATAAAACCGTTGGCCGATGAGAAAAATGCTACCTTATCTCAGTTGGTGTTACGCTGGACGGTTGAACGCCCGGGCATAACCATAGCTTTGGTTGGCGCAAGGAATGAAAAACAAGCGGTACAAAATGCAGGAGCGATAAACGTAAAATTAAACGCTGAAGAAATTCAGTTCATTAATACCGAATTAGAGAACGCCGGTTTTTAATTGTAATATAACCACAGAGTACACGGAGTTTTTCACAGAGAAAAGCATTCGGTGTGCTCTGTGTATTTCTCCGTGCCCTCAGTGTTAAAATATTAAAAAGATATGTCCAAATTATTTTCTCCTTTAACCATAAAGGATGTAACCCTAAAAAATAGAATTGTGATCTCGCCGATGTGCCAATATTCGGCTATTGATGGCTTTGCCAACGATTGGCACCTGGTGCATTTAGGAAGCCGTGCTGTTGGTGGTGCAGGTTTAATTATCCAGGAAGCTTCTGCGGTAACAGCTGATGGAAGAATCACTTATGCCGATCTGGGCATCTGGAAAGATGAACATGTAGAAAAACTGAAACAGATCGTTTCTTTTATTCATCAGAATGGTGCTATAGCTGGGATTCAGTTGGCACATGCAGGCAGAAAAGCCAGTTGTGAGGTGCCGTGGAATGGTGGCGAACAGATTGCTGCGGGCGAAAACAGCTGGAAACCGGTTGGTCCATCGCCAATTCCTTTTAAACAAGGGCAGGTTGAACCACACGAATTAACGATATCGGAAATTCAGGATATTGTTTTTGCGTTTAGGGCAGCAGCTAAACGTTCATTGGATGCAGGCTATAAAGTAGTAGAAATACATGCTGCACATGGTTATCTACTGCATCAGTTTTTTAGTCCGCTGAGCAATAAACGTACAGATGTTTACGGTGGAAGTTTCGAAAACCGGATCCGTTTAGTCATTGATGTGGTTGAAGCTGTGCAATCGGTATGGCCCGAAAACCTGCCTTTATTTGTCCGCATTTCGGCAACCGACTGGACAGAAGGCGGATGGAACGAAAATGACTCATTGCAATTGGCTGCGGTATTAAAAGATCGGGGTGTAGATTTAATTGATACTTCTTCGGGTGGAAATGTACCTGATGCCTTTATCCCAGCCGGACCAAATTACCAGGTTCCTTTTGCTGATAAAATCAGAAATGAGATCGGCATTTATACCGGTGCTGTAGGCGTAATTGTTGAGGCGCACCAGGCAGAAGAAATTCTGGAACAGGAAAAAGCCGATTTAATTTTTATTGCCCGCGAATCGTTGCGTGATGCTTATTTTCCAACACATGCAGCCCAGGTATTAGGCGACAATACTGAATGGCCAAATCAGTATGTGAGGGCAAAAAGGGAAACGTTTAAAAAGTAGTTGAGGTGGCAGCGACTCTCCTTCAGGTTACCGTCATTTCGAGCGGAGTGCAACGCAGTCGAGAAATCTGTCTAGATAGATCTCTCCATTTCGCTACGCTTCATCCGATAGATATCGGATCGAGATGACGACGATTTATCGTAGAACATACTTAAACCAAAAAGCGGAGCTGATCGTGAGATCACTCCGCTTTTTGGTTATAAAGAAATTAATGATTTTATTTAACCACCTGGAAAGGAATATACAATCCGAAAGTGATGTTTCTACCAGGGTTGTAAACGCCTAAATTCAGGTTTTCCTGGTCAAAGCGACCTGGTTTAAACCTGCTTAAAGCATCATAATATTTCTGGTTTAACAGGTTGTTTGCCGAAACCGATAATTTAACCGGTTGTTTGCCTAAATTAAATGTAGCGCCGATACCTGCATTTAATAAGGTATAACCGCTGGTAGGCGTTTCAAAAACATCATCCACACGGGTTTGTTTAAATGCAGAGTTGATACCTACAGAAAGGTATGCATCATTTGTGCCTTTAAGTTTAGGTTCGAAACGCAGCTCATTTCTCAATGTTCCGGCGGGAATAAATGAAAGCGGTCTGTTTAAAGTATTGTTCTGTGCATGAACATATCCAAATGTGTTTTCGAAATGGATAAACGGAACCGGGTGGATGGTTAAGCTGGCCTCAGCACCATAAAGGTTGGCATTTACCTGTCCATAGCGGTAAACATCATAAAGTGTACCTTCAGCTACTCTTTGTTCCCCATTGGTAGATGCGTAAATATAATTGTGAATATAGTTGTTGTAGATACTTGCACTTGCACTCACAATTTTTCCTTCATATTCTAAAGCGGCATCCACCTGATAACTGCGTTCTGGCATTAAATTGGAGTTGCCTATTTCATAGCGGAAAGTTCCTTCATGTACACCATTTGATGCTAATTCAGCTGGATTTGGTGCACGGAAAGCAGAACCCGCATTCGCTTTAAAGTTCCATTCTTCGTTAAATTGATGCGTAAAGCCTAGTGCACCACTCACATTAGAAAATTTATTCCGAAAAGGTGCAAATTGCTCTTCATTATCTACGAATAATTGTTTCCCATTATTCTTTCTATAATCGTAACGGGCACCAATACTAAAGGTATTGTTCTCCCAATTTTTCTTGGCATAAGCAAAAACACCAATACCATAAGTATTATAATTTGGTATCAAAAATTCATCATTTGCTTTGTTTTCACTGTGACCTGCATCAGCGCTTACACCAAATACAGGTTGCCATCCGTTCGTTTCGTGGATATAGTATTTTAAATCGGCATTGTAGGTTTTAAGATCGAAGAATAATGATGGATCTGGACCATCTTCCAACTCGCGGCGCTGGTTCTGTTGATAACCAAAATCAGCTTTTAAATTGCCATTACCGATAATGAAATTGTTGTTCAAGGCAATTTTAAAGTGCCTGATATCCTGACGCGGATATTCTAAAGTACGACTCTTATTATCTTTGTTTGTGAAGGAACTACTGTCCTCTCTCACGAAATTTCCATTCGCATCTAAAGTAGGATCGTAAAAACCGATATTATTATGAAAGTTGGAAACATTTAAGTGAGTATAACCCCAGCTTTTGTTCAAGCCCACCATACCGCTTAAATCGGTTTCGTTAAAGCCGGAATTTGGGAAGTAACCTTTAGGCGTTTTAAAAGAATAGGCATTTTTATAGGTTCCACGGGCTCTCCAAACAAAGCCGTTTTCGTTACCATTTAACATTAATGAGTTAGCGGTAAGTCCGTTGTTAGTAGAGTAATTGCTAATAAATTCACCTTTTACCTGTCCTTCTGGTGCTGAACTAGGCTCTAATAAGTTAATTACACCCCCAAGTGCATCCGAACCGTACATTAATGATGCTGCACCACGTAAAACTTCGATACGGTCTGATTTAAACTGATCGATTTCGATACCATGTTCATCGCCCCATTGCTGGCCCTGTTGTTTAATTCCGTCATCTAAAGTTACAATTCTGTTGTAGCCTAAACCTCTGATAACAGGTTTGGAAATAGAAGGTCCGGTAGTGATCTGTGATACTCCAGGGATTTTGGTTAATGCATCAATTAAATTGGTGGAAGGCTGCAAAAGCTGATCTTTGCCCACTATTGCCGATGAAGCACTATTTCGTTTGCTCGTGCTACTGATTAAACTTCCTGTGATTACGATCTCTTTTGTTTCTATTGCAGTAGGCTGTAAAGAAAATTCTAATCCGTCTGCGCTGGCAAAATTTACCACTTGTGTAGCGGTTTTGTAGCCTACGTAATGTACTTCAACCAGGTAACTTCCTCTCGAAGGAAGGTTATTCAATGTAAATTCTCCATCATTGTTGGTTACGGCCGAAACCTTCAAATCCGGAATAAAAATGGTAGCACCTGGTAATGTTTGTTTTGTACTGGCATCAATAACCTTACCTTTTATATCTTTTAGCAAGGCAGCGAAAGCGGTATTGCTTAATAATGTATATAGAATTACCAAGCCAATAAGCTGTAATTTTTTCATGTGTTGTGTTTAAATAAAAATGATCGGAAAGCCCAATAAATAGCCTTTTTGAAGCTAGTTTAGGTTTCATCTAAAAAAATGGTTTAGCGCGTTTGCGCTCGAAATGAAAAAATTAAGCTAATGGGGGACCGCGTAAGCAAGTGCGCTTTATTTCGGTAAAAGCATTCTTTAACGTAGGTTCGGTACGGTTAAAGATTTTAGCTGATAAGAAGATTTTGTAAATGTGGTGCGTTTGCACATAGTTTTTTTCAAAACTCGCATTACAGATTAAACAGGTATCGCCATGGGCCTGTACGTGACTAACATGTTTACAGTTAACCTCTTTCTCCACAACCGGAAGAGGATTATGGTGGTGAAGTACACTCCAGGGAGTTAAAGCAATAGCAAATACAATCAGCATAAATACCGATAAATATTTTTGAATGTTTTGTCTATGCTTTTTCAACAGGCCAAAAGTAGTAATTCTTAATCAATTATATATATTTACAAAGTAACATTGTATTTATAGTGGTATGACCCTTTATTTAATCGATAGTTTAACGTAAGCGGTACAATAAATTATTCAAATATCAATTGCAAACCTATTTTGTTATGATTTGCGATACAGAAAACAAATAATTAATGAAGTTCATCAGGAAAAATATATTCAATGCTTTATTTGTCATTTTCCTATTGGTAATTGTTTTTGTACCCGATGCAAAAGCATTTTTTATTAAAGGATTGATGGAGATTGGTTTTTATAAGCCTACTGTTGAAACGCCGAAAGAAAATGTTGCAGGTCTCAACGGGATCCGGTTTAAAGATGTTGAAGGAAATCTGATTGATCTGGGTGATTTAAAAGGGAAGATTATTTTTCTCAATTTTTGGGCAACCTGGTGTCCGCCATGTAGGGCCGAAATGCCTTCAATTAACAAACTTTATACACAATTTAAAGAGGATAAAGATATAGTTTTTATTTTTGCAGATGCTGATGGTGATTTTGCTAAATCGGGCAAGTTTATGTCCGACCGTAAATATGCAATGCCAATCTATAAAGTAGATAGTGATATTCCAGAAAAAGTATTTGCGGGTGCCTTGCCCACAACTGTCATTTTTGATAAACAGGGCAGGCTATCTTTCAGGCATGAAGGCGTGGCAAATTATGCCGATCAAAAGATTATTGATTTCATTAATAAATTAAAAAGTAGCCGTTAGTTTCTATCAGTCTTATCAACTTTAAAATTTTAATCAATAAAATTTGATGCTGAAAATGATTTCTGTATTTGAGTGAATGTTGAACAATAGCTATGTGATTTTTGAGTAAGGTTAACCAATCATTTTGTTATTTTTGCTGCCATGATTTCATTTTTCGAGGCTTCGCTTAAGCAACTTTCCATCCACCATACCGGTAATAAACTGGTTGAAGAGTATTATAAATTATCTGATGCACCTTTAAAAATTGAAGATGAACTATTAGGAAACCTGCTGATGCAGTATTTCTTAAAGCCTTTCGAAAAAGTTAATGAAGTTTATCGTTTTTATCATCCCAATGATAATTTAGCGCTGAACGAAGTATTCCACTTTGCACATGAGATTTTTGAAAACAATACGCTTTTTCATGAAGACTCGCAGCAACTGGCCAAATATTTATATGATGTAGCCAACCACCCAAAAATTAAATCGGGTGAATTGTATGTCGCTTATTTCGAAAAAGTGCAGATAGAAGGCGAACAACTGGATGTTTTGGGGATTTTCAAATCTGAAACCAAAGATACTTACTTAAAGGTTTACCCCGAGCTCGACGGCTTTAATATGAGCTACGAGCAGGAGGCCATCAGTATTAATAAATTGGATAAGGGCTGCCTGATCTTTAATGTAGACAAAGAAGAAGGCTATAAAGTCGTGGTTTTAGATCAATCGAAAAGCAGCAACGATGCTGCCGTTTATTGGAAGGATGAGTTTTTGAAGCTGAAAATCAGGAACGATAGTTATAACCAAACCAATAACGTTTTAGGCGTTTACAAAAACTTTGTCACCCAGAAATTGGATGATGATTATGAAATCAGTAAAGCGGATAAAATCGATCTTTTAAACCGTTCAATGAAATACTTCAAAGAAAAAGAAACCTTTGATATTGAAGAATTCG
This genomic interval carries:
- a CDS encoding aldo/keto reductase translates to MEYRKIGNSDLELSVITFGAWAAGGWMWGSTDRNDAINAIKAGYDLGVTSIDTAPIYGQGDSEEIVGDAIKGISRDKLQLVTKFGMRWDLAKGDFGFKSKNNDGKEIDIYKYAGKESVIYECEQSLKRLGTDYIDLYQIHWPDVTTPISETFEAVSRLIEQGKVRYAGVCNYDAAQLKEADQTLEIISNQIPFSMVNRGVEEETVPYCIENNKSVLAYSPMERGLLTGKMTADYKFEEGDHRQGNKFFSPESIEKTNAFLAKIKPLADEKNATLSQLVLRWTVERPGITIALVGARNEKQAVQNAGAINVKLNAEEIQFINTELENAGF
- a CDS encoding NADH:flavin oxidoreductase/NADH oxidase; its protein translation is MSKLFSPLTIKDVTLKNRIVISPMCQYSAIDGFANDWHLVHLGSRAVGGAGLIIQEASAVTADGRITYADLGIWKDEHVEKLKQIVSFIHQNGAIAGIQLAHAGRKASCEVPWNGGEQIAAGENSWKPVGPSPIPFKQGQVEPHELTISEIQDIVFAFRAAAKRSLDAGYKVVEIHAAHGYLLHQFFSPLSNKRTDVYGGSFENRIRLVIDVVEAVQSVWPENLPLFVRISATDWTEGGWNENDSLQLAAVLKDRGVDLIDTSSGGNVPDAFIPAGPNYQVPFADKIRNEIGIYTGAVGVIVEAHQAEEILEQEKADLIFIARESLRDAYFPTHAAQVLGDNTEWPNQYVRAKRETFKK
- a CDS encoding TonB-dependent receptor, with amino-acid sequence MKKLQLIGLVILYTLLSNTAFAALLKDIKGKVIDASTKQTLPGATIFIPDLKVSAVTNNDGEFTLNNLPSRGSYLVEVHYVGYKTATQVVNFASADGLEFSLQPTAIETKEIVITGSLISSTSKRNSASSAIVGKDQLLQPSTNLIDALTKIPGVSQITTGPSISKPVIRGLGYNRIVTLDDGIKQQGQQWGDEHGIEIDQFKSDRIEVLRGAASLMYGSDALGGVINLLEPSSAPEGQVKGEFISNYSTNNGLTANSLMLNGNENGFVWRARGTYKNAYSFKTPKGYFPNSGFNETDLSGMVGLNKSWGYTHLNVSNFHNNIGFYDPTLDANGNFVREDSSSFTNKDNKSRTLEYPRQDIRHFKIALNNNFIIGNGNLKADFGYQQNQRRELEDGPDPSLFFDLKTYNADLKYYIHETNGWQPVFGVSADAGHSENKANDEFLIPNYNTYGIGVFAYAKKNWENNTFSIGARYDYRKNNGKQLFVDNEEQFAPFRNKFSNVSGALGFTHQFNEEWNFKANAGSAFRAPNPAELASNGVHEGTFRYEIGNSNLMPERSYQVDAALEYEGKIVSASASIYNNYIHNYIYASTNGEQRVAEGTLYDVYRYGQVNANLYGAEASLTIHPVPFIHFENTFGYVHAQNNTLNRPLSFIPAGTLRNELRFEPKLKGTNDAYLSVGINSAFKQTRVDDVFETPTSGYTLLNAGIGATFNLGKQPVKLSVSANNLLNQKYYDALSRFKPGRFDQENLNLGVYNPGRNITFGLYIPFQVVK
- a CDS encoding TlpA disulfide reductase family protein; protein product: MKFIRKNIFNALFVIFLLVIVFVPDAKAFFIKGLMEIGFYKPTVETPKENVAGLNGIRFKDVEGNLIDLGDLKGKIIFLNFWATWCPPCRAEMPSINKLYTQFKEDKDIVFIFADADGDFAKSGKFMSDRKYAMPIYKVDSDIPEKVFAGALPTTVIFDKQGRLSFRHEGVANYADQKIIDFINKLKSSR
- a CDS encoding nucleoid-associated protein; this encodes MISFFEASLKQLSIHHTGNKLVEEYYKLSDAPLKIEDELLGNLLMQYFLKPFEKVNEVYRFYHPNDNLALNEVFHFAHEIFENNTLFHEDSQQLAKYLYDVANHPKIKSGELYVAYFEKVQIEGEQLDVLGIFKSETKDTYLKVYPELDGFNMSYEQEAISINKLDKGCLIFNVDKEEGYKVVVLDQSKSSNDAAVYWKDEFLKLKIRNDSYNQTNNVLGVYKNFVTQKLDDDYEISKADKIDLLNRSMKYFKEKETFDIEEFGNEVIGNAEGIESFKNYKKNYEEEFESPIADHFEIAESAVKKQARAYKSVLKLDKNFHIYIHGNKDMIEKGYDDDKSMNFYKVYFREEE